A window from Ramlibacter pinisoli encodes these proteins:
- a CDS encoding CDP-6-deoxy-delta-3,4-glucoseen reductase, with protein sequence MTSAPAAAGPFQVTVQPSGRAFTANADEFLLAAAIRQGIGLPYGCKDGACGSCKCKKLEGEVHHRVHQSKALTAEEEANGYVLTCSAVALSDVVLESRQVTDESAFPIKKMPSRVLALEKKSHDVMVVKLQLPANDTMRYHAGQYVEFILRDGARRSYSMANAPHNGPHVELHIRHMPGGKFTDHVFGAMKEKEILRVEGPYGSFYLREDSDKPMVLLASGTGFAPIKAIIEHLQFKGIDRPAVLYWGGRRPADLYLDDWVKAKCAEMGSLTYVPVVSNALPEDDWTGRTGFVHKAVMEDFPDLSAHQVYACGAPIVVDSARAEFAERCGLPAEEFHADAFTTEADKHKDVGT encoded by the coding sequence ATGACCAGCGCCCCGGCCGCCGCAGGCCCGTTCCAGGTGACCGTGCAGCCCAGCGGGCGCGCCTTCACCGCCAACGCCGACGAGTTCCTGCTGGCCGCGGCCATCCGCCAGGGTATCGGCCTTCCCTACGGCTGCAAGGACGGCGCCTGCGGATCCTGCAAGTGCAAGAAGCTCGAGGGCGAGGTGCACCACCGCGTCCACCAGAGCAAGGCCCTGACGGCCGAAGAGGAAGCCAACGGCTACGTGCTCACCTGCAGCGCCGTCGCCCTGTCCGACGTGGTGCTCGAATCGCGCCAGGTCACCGACGAGAGCGCGTTCCCGATCAAGAAGATGCCCTCGCGCGTGCTGGCGCTGGAGAAGAAGTCGCACGACGTGATGGTGGTCAAGCTGCAGCTGCCGGCCAACGACACCATGCGCTACCACGCCGGCCAGTACGTGGAGTTCATCCTGCGCGACGGCGCACGCCGCAGCTACTCGATGGCCAACGCGCCGCACAACGGCCCGCATGTAGAACTGCACATCCGCCACATGCCGGGCGGCAAGTTCACCGACCACGTGTTCGGCGCCATGAAGGAAAAGGAAATCCTGCGCGTGGAGGGCCCCTACGGCAGCTTCTACCTGCGCGAGGACTCCGACAAGCCCATGGTGCTGCTGGCGTCGGGCACCGGCTTCGCGCCCATCAAGGCCATCATCGAGCACCTGCAGTTCAAGGGCATCGACCGGCCGGCGGTGCTGTACTGGGGCGGGCGGCGGCCGGCCGACCTGTACCTGGACGACTGGGTCAAGGCCAAGTGCGCCGAGATGGGCAGCCTCACGTACGTGCCGGTGGTCTCCAACGCCCTGCCCGAGGACGACTGGACCGGCCGCACCGGGTTCGTCCACAAGGCGGTGATGGAGGACTTCCCGGACCTGTCGGCCCACCAGGTGTATGCCTGCGGCGCGCCCATCGTGGTGGATTCGGCCCGGGCGGAGTTCGCCGAGCGCTGCGGTTTGCCGGCCGAGGAGTTCCACGCCGACGCCTTCACCACCGAGGCCGACAAGCACAAGGACGTCGGCACCTGA
- a CDS encoding NAD(P)-dependent oxidoreductase produces the protein MDILLVERLVPEAQKWLQERHSVEFRPDLATDPSGLRKAIYNTQALVLPRKMVITREFLDFAPLLKAVARLHGATDNTDLEACRERSVRVIQANAANVRSNAEYLLTALLLLFRRGIGTTLAGQRHGEVRLGRELHGSVVGILGLAPSAHALAMMLHSLGARLVGYDPAIHHTAPVWARLNIQPVGLQEMMGAADAVSVQVMYASRYQGFVNAKLLAHCKPGQIWVGTSRSQLFDGAALAAALDDGRIEAAMLDGAEAGFASRGTPLHSCENLYLTPRLGSFTREARLRASWYLAHRIHETLTAPHSGFEGTPTGMMDLEGRRTSGTEPVVIR, from the coding sequence TTGGACATCTTACTGGTCGAACGACTTGTCCCGGAGGCCCAGAAGTGGCTGCAGGAGAGGCATTCGGTCGAGTTCCGGCCCGATCTCGCCACCGACCCCAGCGGCCTGCGCAAGGCGATCTACAACACCCAGGCGCTGGTGTTGCCGCGCAAGATGGTCATCACGCGCGAGTTTCTCGACTTCGCGCCCCTGCTCAAGGCCGTCGCCCGCCTGCACGGCGCCACCGACAACACCGACCTCGAAGCCTGCCGCGAGCGCAGCGTCCGTGTCATCCAGGCCAACGCCGCCAACGTGCGCTCCAACGCCGAGTACCTGCTCACCGCGCTGCTGCTGCTGTTCCGGCGCGGCATCGGCACCACCCTGGCCGGCCAGCGCCACGGCGAGGTGCGGCTGGGCCGCGAACTGCACGGCAGCGTCGTCGGCATCCTGGGGCTGGCGCCCTCGGCCCATGCGCTGGCCATGATGCTGCACTCGCTCGGTGCACGCCTGGTCGGGTATGACCCGGCCATCCACCACACCGCGCCGGTCTGGGCGCGCCTGAACATCCAGCCGGTCGGGCTGCAGGAGATGATGGGCGCCGCGGACGCCGTGTCGGTCCAGGTGATGTACGCCTCGCGCTACCAGGGCTTCGTCAACGCCAAGCTGCTGGCGCATTGCAAGCCGGGCCAGATCTGGGTGGGCACCAGCCGATCGCAACTGTTCGACGGTGCGGCGCTGGCGGCCGCGCTGGACGACGGGCGCATCGAGGCCGCCATGCTCGACGGCGCGGAGGCGGGCTTCGCTTCCCGTGGCACCCCGCTGCACAGCTGCGAGAACCTGTACCTGACGCCGCGCCTGGGTTCCTTCACACGCGAGGCGCGCCTGCGCGCCAGCTGGTACCTGGCCCATCGCATCCACGAGACGCTGACGGCGCCCCACTCGGGCTTCGAGGGCACGCCCACCGGCATGATGGACCTGGAGGGCCGGCGCACGTCCGGCACCGAACCCGTCGTCATCCGCTGA
- the galU gene encoding UTP--glucose-1-phosphate uridylyltransferase GalU translates to MKNVTRINKAVFPVAGLGTRFLPATKAAPKEMLPVVDKPLIQYAVEEAYEAGIRHMIFVTGRNKRAIEDHFDTAYELEHELEASGKKELLELVRSLTPEDMFFSFVRQPRALGLGHAVLCAAPLVNGDPFAVLLADDLMCGPDGGPSVMGQMVEQFARTPTCILAVQEVPRDHVKRYGIVAGDKVGDHLIKVNQMVEKPSPEKAPSRMGVAGRYILTPAVFDMIRSNPRGAGGEIQLTDGIARLIDTEGVHAYEYKGRRYDCGSKQGFLEATVDFALKHQEVGADFREYLKALKA, encoded by the coding sequence ATGAAAAATGTCACGAGGATCAACAAGGCCGTGTTCCCGGTCGCCGGCCTTGGCACCCGATTCCTGCCCGCCACCAAGGCAGCTCCCAAGGAGATGCTCCCCGTCGTCGACAAGCCGCTGATCCAGTACGCGGTCGAGGAGGCCTACGAGGCCGGCATCCGGCACATGATCTTCGTCACCGGCCGCAACAAGCGCGCGATCGAGGACCATTTCGACACCGCCTACGAACTCGAGCACGAGCTCGAGGCCAGCGGCAAGAAGGAATTGCTGGAGCTGGTGCGCTCTCTCACGCCCGAGGACATGTTCTTCTCGTTCGTGCGCCAGCCGCGCGCCCTGGGCCTGGGCCACGCGGTCCTGTGCGCCGCGCCGCTGGTCAACGGCGACCCCTTCGCCGTGCTGCTGGCCGACGACCTGATGTGCGGCCCGGACGGCGGCCCTTCGGTGATGGGGCAGATGGTCGAGCAGTTCGCCCGCACGCCCACCTGCATCCTGGCGGTGCAGGAAGTCCCGCGCGACCACGTCAAGCGCTACGGCATCGTGGCCGGCGACAAGGTGGGCGATCACCTCATCAAGGTCAACCAGATGGTGGAAAAGCCCAGCCCCGAGAAAGCGCCCTCGCGCATGGGCGTGGCCGGCCGCTACATCCTCACCCCCGCCGTGTTCGACATGATCCGCTCCAATCCGCGCGGCGCGGGCGGCGAGATCCAGCTCACCGACGGCATCGCCCGCCTGATCGACACCGAAGGCGTGCACGCCTACGAATACAAGGGTCGCCGCTACGACTGCGGCAGCAAGCAGGGCTTCCTGGAAGCGACGGTCGACTTCGCTCTCAAGCACCAGGAAGTCGGCGCCGATTTCCGCGAGTACCTCAAGGCCCTGAAGGCCTGA
- a CDS encoding tetratricopeptide repeat protein, with product MTPATARLALLEGWLRQDAGNAALRLSAFEAARGAGRLDAAALHAEAGVADGAEAGAWLHRLAQVRLAQRDVPSARALLARARAAGAPAAVVNHDLAWIAHQAGQTDHCLDLLRPHLAGADDPPLEPTVLASLQVLWLRTLQQAGRHQAALEWTVGEEAAGRLQPAGQGVASVLAWDAGELDLAERLAQAALATDAAHADALLTLASLALLRRQDAPAEAFIDRALAARPAEGRTWSLAGMASLQRGDTGQARLRFQRAIGGMPGHIGTWHGLGWACLLAGDREAALRAFERALFLDPAFGESHGAVGLAQALGGDAEAAEASLRTALKLDPACVTARYARAVMAGEASADGVPALAGRLLDRPGFFRRSLAAEVQDRVAAPPVRPSGP from the coding sequence ATGACACCGGCCACCGCCCGTCTCGCCCTGCTGGAGGGCTGGCTGCGGCAGGATGCGGGCAATGCCGCCTTGCGCCTGTCCGCCTTCGAAGCGGCCCGCGGCGCCGGGCGGCTCGACGCCGCGGCCCTGCATGCCGAGGCCGGCGTGGCGGACGGCGCCGAGGCCGGGGCGTGGTTGCACCGGCTGGCCCAGGTCCGACTGGCGCAACGCGATGTGCCGTCGGCGCGGGCACTGTTGGCGCGGGCCCGCGCAGCCGGTGCGCCGGCGGCCGTGGTCAACCACGACCTGGCCTGGATCGCGCACCAGGCCGGCCAGACCGACCACTGCCTGGACCTGTTGCGGCCGCACTTGGCGGGCGCGGACGATCCCCCGCTCGAGCCGACCGTGTTGGCCTCGCTCCAGGTCCTGTGGCTGAGGACGCTGCAGCAGGCTGGCCGGCACCAGGCTGCCCTCGAGTGGACTGTGGGCGAGGAGGCGGCGGGCCGACTGCAACCGGCGGGGCAAGGCGTCGCCAGCGTGCTGGCCTGGGACGCGGGGGAACTCGACCTGGCCGAGCGACTGGCGCAGGCTGCGCTGGCAACCGATGCCGCCCATGCGGACGCGCTGCTCACCCTGGCCAGTCTGGCCCTCCTGCGGCGCCAGGACGCGCCGGCCGAGGCGTTCATCGACCGGGCACTGGCCGCGCGGCCGGCGGAAGGACGCACCTGGTCCCTGGCTGGCATGGCCAGCCTGCAGCGTGGCGATACAGGCCAGGCGCGGCTGCGCTTCCAGCGCGCCATCGGCGGCATGCCCGGCCACATCGGTACCTGGCACGGGCTGGGGTGGGCCTGCCTGCTGGCGGGCGATCGTGAGGCGGCACTGCGGGCGTTCGAACGGGCGCTGTTCCTGGATCCGGCGTTCGGCGAGAGCCACGGCGCGGTCGGGCTGGCCCAGGCGCTGGGCGGGGATGCCGAGGCGGCCGAGGCGTCCCTGCGCACCGCGCTGAAGCTCGACCCGGCCTGCGTCACGGCCCGCTATGCGCGCGCCGTCATGGCCGGGGAGGCCAGCGCCGACGGCGTGCCGGCGCTGGCGGGCCGCCTGCTCGACCGGCCCGGGTTCTTCCGGCGGTCGCTGGCGGCCGAAGTGCAGGACCGCGTGGCGGCCCCGCCGGTCAGGCCTTCAGGGCCTTGA
- a CDS encoding sigma-70 family RNA polymerase sigma factor — MEQASQARPSTALPLEEAQLWRRFRTGGDEAARGALLDLHLDYSRVLAATYYARRFHDDIEFGDYLQYAQIGLLEAMDRFDPDQGAQFRTFAARRMHGAILNGIERLTEKQQQIAARQRLRAEHAQAVKAAALADSGAADHAALRRPEQLLRYVAEVGIGLALAWLLEGTAMVDTGEGTVTAPFYRQAELRQMRQRLHALVEALPPAEKTVVRSHYLQEQRFDQIAATLGLTKGRISQIHKQAMQRLRAGLAEAGLDLSC, encoded by the coding sequence ATGGAGCAAGCCAGCCAAGCCCGTCCATCGACTGCGCTGCCGCTCGAGGAGGCCCAGCTCTGGCGCAGGTTCAGGACCGGCGGCGACGAGGCGGCGCGCGGCGCCTTGCTTGACCTCCACCTCGACTATTCGCGTGTGCTCGCGGCGACCTACTATGCGCGTCGCTTCCACGACGACATCGAATTCGGCGACTACCTGCAGTACGCCCAGATCGGCCTGCTGGAAGCGATGGACCGCTTCGACCCCGACCAGGGCGCGCAGTTCAGGACCTTCGCCGCCCGCCGCATGCATGGCGCGATCCTGAACGGGATCGAGCGGCTGACCGAGAAGCAGCAGCAGATCGCCGCCCGCCAGCGCCTGCGGGCCGAGCATGCCCAGGCCGTCAAGGCCGCGGCATTGGCCGACAGTGGTGCCGCCGACCACGCAGCGCTGCGCCGGCCCGAGCAGTTGCTGCGCTATGTGGCCGAGGTGGGCATCGGCCTGGCGCTGGCCTGGCTGCTGGAGGGCACCGCGATGGTCGACACCGGCGAGGGCACGGTGACGGCGCCGTTCTACCGCCAGGCGGAGCTGCGCCAGATGCGCCAGCGGCTGCATGCCCTGGTCGAAGCCCTGCCGCCGGCGGAAAAAACCGTGGTGCGGTCGCACTATCTGCAAGAGCAGCGCTTTGACCAGATCGCAGCCACGCTGGGCCTGACCAAGGGGCGCATCTCGCAGATCCACAAGCAGGCGATGCAGCGCCTGCGCGCCGGGCTGGCCGAGGCCGGCTTGGATCTCAGCTGCTGA
- the fliP gene encoding flagellar type III secretion system pore protein FliP (The bacterial flagellar biogenesis protein FliP forms a type III secretion system (T3SS)-type pore required for flagellar assembly.) — MRRWCRVLGWLAVAAWLSFGGWAAAAPQEAVPGAGPGAQRAAVRLQTSTPARKGLVADLPSPGQQQGTSQALRIVLGLTALAVLPALLVCLTSFLRIVIVLSMLRHALGMPETPPNPVVIGLALFLTLFTMAPVLHQVNHQAFQPFMDGTLAMDAAYERGAGPLREFMVRQTREEDLALTVELSHARPPASLAEVSNVQLIPAFMLSELRAAFQIGFVVWLPFLLIDLVVSASLMSLGMMMLPPSTVALPLKILVFVLVDGWALLLKALVGSFH; from the coding sequence ATGAGGCGCTGGTGCCGCGTCCTGGGCTGGCTGGCGGTCGCCGCCTGGCTGTCGTTCGGCGGATGGGCAGCGGCGGCCCCGCAGGAAGCTGTGCCAGGAGCGGGACCCGGCGCGCAACGGGCTGCAGTTCGCTTGCAGACCAGCACGCCGGCGCGGAAGGGCCTGGTGGCGGATCTGCCGTCGCCGGGCCAGCAGCAGGGCACGTCGCAAGCCTTGCGCATCGTGCTCGGTCTGACGGCGCTGGCGGTTCTTCCCGCCCTGCTCGTCTGCCTGACCTCCTTTCTCCGGATCGTCATCGTGCTGTCGATGCTGCGCCACGCCCTCGGCATGCCGGAAACGCCGCCCAACCCGGTGGTGATCGGTCTGGCGCTGTTCCTGACGCTCTTCACCATGGCCCCGGTGTTGCACCAAGTGAACCACCAGGCTTTCCAGCCCTTCATGGACGGCACACTCGCCATGGACGCCGCCTATGAGCGGGGGGCCGGCCCGCTGCGCGAGTTCATGGTGCGACAGACCCGGGAGGAGGACCTGGCGCTGACGGTGGAGCTGTCGCATGCACGTCCGCCTGCCAGCCTGGCCGAGGTGAGCAACGTGCAGCTCATCCCGGCCTTCATGCTGTCGGAGCTGCGGGCTGCGTTCCAGATCGGCTTCGTCGTCTGGCTGCCGTTCCTGCTCATCGATCTCGTGGTGTCGGCTTCGTTGATGAGCCTGGGCATGATGATGCTGCCCCCGTCCACGGTTGCGCTTCCGCTGAAGATCCTGGTGTTCGTCCTCGTGGACGGCTGGGCCTTGCTGCTCAAGGCGCTGGTCGGCTCGTTCCATTGA
- a CDS encoding flagellar biosynthetic protein FliO, giving the protein MRRAHSGWLAAALAAFLCCSPARGVDAADTEPQVELPRVSAALPLRRGEPAVSDVSAVTVLLVLGLSLGGGLLVALQSGGLRALGARRGRTGRAAIERLSSQMLGKGAAVHAVRWHDEELLIGCTEGQVILLARRQGASGFAEPA; this is encoded by the coding sequence ATGCGGCGCGCGCATTCCGGTTGGCTGGCCGCGGCGTTGGCGGCGTTCCTGTGCTGCTCGCCGGCGCGTGGGGTGGACGCAGCGGACACCGAACCGCAGGTGGAACTCCCACGGGTCTCTGCTGCCTTGCCCTTGCGCCGTGGCGAGCCTGCGGTCAGCGACGTGTCGGCCGTCACGGTCCTCCTCGTGCTCGGCCTGAGCCTGGGCGGCGGCCTGCTGGTCGCCTTGCAGTCCGGTGGCCTGCGCGCGCTGGGGGCGCGCCGGGGCCGCACGGGGCGCGCGGCCATCGAGCGGCTGTCCAGCCAGATGCTCGGCAAGGGCGCCGCGGTCCATGCCGTGCGCTGGCACGACGAGGAACTCCTGATCGGCTGCACCGAGGGCCAGGTCATCCTGCTGGCGCGACGGCAGGGCGCAAGCGGATTTGCGGAGCCCGCATGA
- a CDS encoding FliM/FliN family flagellar motor switch protein, translating to MTQDTWPGIELIDEPLPAHTITLEEAAEPQATVALAPAVNPLHAVDIRLQACVGEVVLTVGELLGAREQAVLPVDRTLDAPVDLLLNGRVVARGQLVAVEDRFAVRVTELPLPLGI from the coding sequence ATGACGCAAGACACCTGGCCCGGCATCGAGCTGATCGATGAGCCGCTGCCGGCGCACACCATCACGCTGGAAGAAGCTGCCGAGCCGCAGGCCACGGTCGCGTTGGCGCCCGCGGTGAATCCACTCCACGCCGTGGACATTCGCCTGCAGGCCTGCGTGGGCGAGGTCGTCCTTACGGTGGGCGAGTTGCTGGGGGCCCGGGAGCAGGCGGTGCTGCCCGTCGATCGCACGCTCGACGCCCCGGTGGACCTGCTCTTGAACGGCCGCGTCGTCGCCCGGGGCCAGCTCGTCGCGGTGGAGGATCGCTTCGCGGTCCGCGTCACCGAACTGCCGTTGCCGCTGGGCATCTAG